The sequence CCCCGTGATCGCATCCCCATCGCATTCTCCTGCGACAGCGAAAGTGTCTTGTACATAAAATAGTAGAGCTGCGCCAGCAGCGCATGCAGCCTTGTGCCGTGCTGCCGTCCTGCGTTGCGGCTCCGCAGCCCCTCCGAGAATGCCGCGTAGGAGCGCATGAACGCGATGATCTGCGAGACGCAGAGCGTGTAGAGCAGCGAGAGTGTGCGCGAAAAGGCGAGTGCGCGGGCCATATTGATGCGCGACACCAGGGTGAAGGTCATCAGCGTCATCGCCAGGGCGCGCAGGTTGATCAGCAGCAGGGCCGCTTCGGGAAATCCGAAGAAGCGGTGGGCCAGGAAATAGGCCAGCGTGACGGTCACGTTAAAGAGCAGCAGCGCCGCGACCGCCCGGCGCAGCAGCAGCCAGCGCCGCCGCCCGCCCAGCGCGACGAGCAGCAGCAACAGCGCGGCGATCACCCTTATGTCATGGATATAGCCCAGCGCCACGATCCCGGCGAGATACGCAAAAAGCCACAGACGTTCAAACCGCATCGAACACCCCTTTGAAATAGCGCTTCAGGAAACGCACCATCATGAGCGTCACGGCCCCCTCGGCGAATCCCGCTATGAGATGCGGGATCATGATGCTCGGCAGCGTCACCTCCAGGCCGAAGGGGAAAAAGAGCGGTTTGCCCCCGGCGTCGTGGGCGATCAGCGGCTGGATGCCCAGTACGAACGCGACGATCACCGCCGGGATGACCAGTCCGAACCAGCCCGCCGCGAAAAGGGCCGCGCTCTCCGAAAAGCGTTTCACGAAGCGGTAGACGGTATAGGCGGAGACGGACCCGGCAAAGGCGATCGCGATGACGTGCACCCCGTACGCGGTGATCCCCCCTTCCCCGAACAGCAGTGCCTGCA is a genomic window of Sulfurimonas sp. HSL1-2 containing:
- a CDS encoding energy-coupling factor ABC transporter permease — its product is MHIPDGFLSPATYLPATAVAAGLILLALKRAELDADKIAGVAAVSAFSFVAMLFAIPMPGGTSVHLGGVGLMAVLFGPWTAFGALSLVLLVQALLFGEGGITAYGVHVIAIAFAGSVSAYTVYRFVKRFSESAALFAAGWFGLVIPAVIVAFVLGIQPLIAHDAGGKPLFFPFGLEVTLPSIMIPHLIAGFAEGAVTLMMVRFLKRYFKGVFDAV